The Nitrospiria bacterium genome contains the following window.
CCAGGTTGATCGAGGTATGCGCCTCGGCGGTCGGAATCGTCACGAGCGACTGACAGAGGGCGATTTCGTCGTTCGCCAGCCCGGACGACTCCGGGCCGAAAAGGACCGCGACGGGATGCCGCTTCGCGCGCGCGAGGAGGTCCGGAACGGTCTTCATCAATGTCGACGGTTTTCCGTACCCCTTGTGCGTCCGGGCGGTAGTGCCGACGACGTATCGACACCGGGCCACGGCCGTTCGAAGCGACCCGTACACCTTTGCGCGTTGGAGTACGTCGTGCGCGCCGTAGGCCATGGTGTAGGAATCCGAGGACAGGGGGTCGACCGGCCGGACGAGGACGAGCCGTGACAGGCCCATGTTCTTGATCGCGCGCGCGGCGGCCCCGATATTCCCGGGGCGGGTCGGGCGGACGAGGACGATCGAGATATTTTTGAGCGGGTCGGCCATGGGGGGATAGTATCAAAGTTGTCTCGGAAATCCAAATGGTGTTATCATGGACGGCGCTGCAATGAAGATGGCCGTTGGAAAAATTTTAAGGACGGTCGCGCTCGGCGTCCTGCTGCTCGCGATCGCAACCGGCGCCTGGCTCGGCTGGATCGTCGCCACGCTTCCCGACGCGCGCTTGATCGCGACCTACAAACCGGAGCAGGCGACCGAGGTCCTCGACCGCAACGGGATCGTGCTGACCCAATTGACCGGGGAGGAGTTCCGGATCTGGGCGCCGCTGTCCGAAATCTCCCCGAACCTCCAGATCGCCGTCATCGCGGCCGAGGACGACACCTTCTTCCATCACGAGGGGATCAATTACAAGGCGGCCTGGGAGGCCCTCAAGGAGGACCTGAAGAAAAAACGGTACGCCCGCGGCGGATCCACGATCACGCAGCAGTTGGTGAAAAACGTCTTTCTCACGAAGGAAAAGACGATCACGCGCAAGGTGAAGGAGTTCATACTGGCCCGACGGGTCGAGGAGATCCTCTCGAAGCGGCGGATCCTGGAATTGTACCTGAACGAGGTCGAGTGGGGCCCGGGGCTGTTCGGCGCGGAGGCGGCGTCCCGGTATTATTTCGACAAGCACGCCGCCGATCTGACCGTCGCGGAGGGCGCGATGCTGTCGGCCATGCTCGTCAACCCGTTGCGGTATGATCCCGAACACAACCGGACCCGGCTCCGGCACCGCCAGGAACTGATCCTGGGCCTGATGCAGGTGGACCGGCTCCTGACACGGGAGGAAT
Protein-coding sequences here:
- a CDS encoding RNA methyltransferase, whose protein sequence is MADPLKNISIVLVRPTRPGNIGAAARAIKNMGLSRLVLVRPVDPLSSDSYTMAYGAHDVLQRAKVYGSLRTAVARCRYVVGTTARTHKGYGKPSTLMKTVPDLLARAKRHPVAVLFGPESSGLANDEIALCQSLVTIPTAEAHTSINLAQAVMVVAYELRRCAETGNGKNSAKGRAAVDTDQRERFYAEMKTLLEMIGFVKGTQGTHIQADLRRIFGRAEPDERELRILRGIVRQVRWALTHR
- the mtgA gene encoding monofunctional biosynthetic peptidoglycan transglycosylase, encoding MDGAAMKMAVGKILRTVALGVLLLAIATGAWLGWIVATLPDARLIATYKPEQATEVLDRNGIVLTQLTGEEFRIWAPLSEISPNLQIAVIAAEDDTFFHHEGINYKAAWEALKEDLKKKRYARGGSTITQQLVKNVFLTKEKTITRKVKEFILARRVEEILSKRRILELYLNEVEWGPGLFGAEAASRYYFDKHAADLTVAEGAMLSAMLVNPLRYDPEHNRTRLRHRQELILGLMQVDRLLTREEYEAALAEPIVFRYEKITAQFPISTESCHLRFLNAGLVDLGGGTRLYQAGHKIRTTLDAGLQKYLEEQLSQLSDRREPTRASARNDPPPGLLLVEEKNQILAMACVWGLEESAQAVELLKGLEPDSPREYRVVDPRRVAWRDLVTRS